Proteins co-encoded in one Fusarium musae strain F31 chromosome 3, whole genome shotgun sequence genomic window:
- the HIR1 gene encoding HIR complex subunit (BUSCO:EOG09260U6R~EggNog:ENOG41), giving the protein MRMIKPSWLSHSGEQKDFEVYSCHVSPDGKRLATAGGDGHVRVWSTESIYNADTPKYSKPRQLCHMSHHLGTIHSVRFSPNGRYLASGADDKIICVYHLDKGPPAATFGTNEPPPVENWKTYKRLIGHDNDVQDLAWSYDSSILVSVGLDSKVVVWSGHTFEKLKTLPAHQSHVKGITFDPANKFFATASDDRTIKIFRFTSPAPNATQHDMVNNFVLETTISSPFKSSPLTTYFRRCSWSPDGNHIAAANAVNGPVSSVAIIERTRWDSEINLIGHEAPTEVCMFSPRLFHTSKPDASAADGAATSLVTVIASAGQDKTLSIWNTNTSRPVVVCQDLSGKSISDLAWTPDGQTIFASSLDGSIVVVNFEEGELGWVAQPEENVKALQKYGASRKGMGIAEDVDGLILENQSKEGESRAVESRMGALMGDFSESTKESTPIANGPKPNGISAKPSTNGQAEPENEPEKQPEEAADKTAERVKELKSRVTVGKDGKKRVAPLLVSSSGTGTSSLPQTQLVGTTSTNKNTQNDTPQTIVDMSKPYDGLPKGGIAAMLLGNKRQINLGDDEDEEEPVAKRVATGPTPIVTDGPNGVEPATLVPVPNGVVPTPEFLRPAVMNVSMSFAQVRLAVPKIRSHILRPLDRGVLQGESSLEEATKTPENIILEAKNDTTHGHPSHVIVSKRGALIWEEWLPRDVILVTATKHFWAVACEDGSVHTWTSAGRRLLTPIILESQPVILEARDHWLLCITAVGLAHVWDMKTQSAPNPPVSLGPILDIATTSLNQHSATPGPGITSAHLNSTGHIIVTLTNGDGYCYARDMYTWQRLSEAWWAVGSQYWNSNDSSISALQSTAVGPDSKDRQDSKSSKASVSSGIIPFLERHTTNEFLLKGRSYSLQRIIKMVVQRKESENLESSVSIAHLETRIAGALQLEAREEFRLYLFMYAKRLGAEGARVKVEELLNSLLGGILEDKEEDEEEDGHGWFSKEGDICGWDRKELLTGVVMILGKYRELQRLTLQYARILDISLEDGSVDVEQMDVEA; this is encoded by the exons ATGCGTATGATCAAGCCTTCATGGCTAAGCCATAGCGGCGAGCAAAAGGATTTCGAGGTTTACAGCTGTCATGTCTCCCCGGATGGAAAACGACTTGCGACTGCTGGCGGCGATGGACACGTCCGCGTATGGTCGACCGAAAGTATCTACAATGCCGACACACCAAAGTACAGCAAGCCGCGCCAGCTCTGCCACATGAGCCATCATCTTGGAACAATCCACTCAGTTCGCTTCTCGCCTAATGGGCGCTATCTTGCCAGTGGAGCGGACGACAAAATCATTTGCGTATACCATCTGGATAAAGGACCGCCAGCTGCTACCTTTGGCACCAACGAGCCTCCTCCTGTCGAGAACTGGAAGACATACAAGCGTTTAATTGGGCACGATAATGATGTTCAGGATCTCGCCTGGTCGTACGATTCTTCGATATTGGTTTCTGTTGGCCTCGATTCGAAGGTCGTCGTCTGGTCTGGTCATACGttcgagaagctgaagacTCTGCCTGCACACCAAAGTCATGTCAAGGGTATCACCTTCGATCCTGCGAACAAATTCTTTGCAACCGCAAGCGACGACCGAACGATCAAAATCTTTCGATTCACTTCGCCTGCGCCTAATGCGACACAGCACGACATGGTCAACAACTTTGTTCTCGAAACGACCATTAGCTCACCATTCAAGAGTTCGCCCCTAACTACCTACTTTCGAAGATGTTCGTGGTCCCCTGATGGTAATCACATCGCAGCTGCCAATGCTGTAAACGGCCCCGTGAGTTCAGTTGCTATCATCGAGCGGACGAGATGGGATAGTGAAATCAATCTTATCGGCCATGAAGCCCCAACGGAAGTGTGCATGTTCTCCCCTCGTCTGTTTCACACGTCAAAGCCAGATGCGAGCGCAGCCGATGGGGCTGCGACGTCGCTCGTGACAGTGATAGCATCAGCTGGCCAGGACAAGACTTTGAGTATATGGAACACAAACACATCCAGGCCTGTGGTCGTGTGTCAAGACTTGTCAGGCAAGTCAATATCTGATCTAGCGTGGACTCCAGATGGACAGACCATTTTTGCGTCAAGTCTAGACGGTAGCATTGTGGTTGTAAATTTCGAGGAGGGAGAGCTCGGCTGGGTAGCGCAACCAGAGGAGAACGTTAAGGCACTTCAGAAATATGGCGCGTCTCGGAAAGGAATGGGTATAGCCGAGGACGTCGATGGCCTCATTTTGGAAAATCAGAGTAAAGAGGGAGAGTCGCGGGCTGTAGAGTCGAGGATGGGTGCACTCATGGGAGACTTTTCTGAGTCAACTAAGGAGTCAACACCTATCGCTAATGGCCCTAAACCCAATGGCATTTCGGCAAAACCATCGACAAATGGCCAAGCTGAGCCAGAAAACGAACCAGAGAAGCAGCCAGAAGAGGCAGCTGACAAGACAGCCGAACGTGTCAAGGAATTGAAATCGCGGGTCACTGTCGGCAAAGATGGCAAGAAGCGAGTTGCACCTTTGTTGGTGTCATCATCAGGGACAGGTACATCTTCATTGCCTCAAACTCAGTTGGTTGGAACAACGAGCACCAACAAGAACACGCAGAATGATACGCCGCAGACAATAGTTGACATGAGCAAGCCCTATGACGGTCTGCCCAAGGGAGGCATTGCCGCCATGTTGCTTGGTAACAAGAGGCAAATCAACCTgggtgatgacgaagatgaagaggagccGGTTGCCAAGCGTGTTGCAACAGGTCCTACACCTATTGTCACTGATGGCCCTAATGGAGTCGAGCCAGCAACTCTCGTACCTGTTCCGAATGGCGTTGTTCCCACACCGGAGTTCCTCAGGCCCGCAGTCATGAATGTGTCTATGTCCTTCGCTCAGGTCAGATTAGCTGTACCGAAGATCCGGTCACATATCCTTCGGCCGCTGGACAGAGGAGTTTTACAGGGTGAAAGCTCCTTAGAAGAAGCAACAAAGACCCCAGAAAACATAATTCTGGAAGCGAAGAATGATACCACCCATGGCCATCCTTCGCATGTCATAGTCAGCAAAAGGGGTGCCCTTATCTGGGAAGAGTGGCTTCCCAGAGATGTCATTCTAGTGACAGCGACGAAACACTTTTGGGCCGTGGCTTGCGAGGATGGATCTGTGCATACTTGGACTTCTGCTGGAAGAAGACTTCTTACCCCTATCATACTCGAGTCGCAGCCTGTTATCCTAGAAGCTCGCGATCACTGGTTGCTGTGCATTACAGCTGTCGGCCTTGCCCATGTTTGGGACATGAAAACCCAATCTGCTCCCAATCCTCCGGTGTCACTTGGACCAATTCTGGATATTGCCACGACATCGCTTAACCAACACAGCGCGACGCCTGGCCCTGGTATTACTTCTGCCCATCTGAACAGTACTGGCCACATCATTGTGACACTGACCAATGGTGATGGCTACTGCTATGCTCGCGATATGTATACATGGCAACGCCTAAGTGAAGCTTGGTGGGCAGTGGGCTCACAGTATTGGAACTCGAACGATTCTTCTATTTCTGCTTTGCAATCTACGGCTGTTGGTCCTGATTCTAAGGACAGACAAGATAGCAAGTCTTCCAAAGCCAGTGTGTCGTCAGGCATCATACCTTTCCTCGAGCGACATACAACGAACGAATTTTTGTTGAAAGGTAGATCATATTCCTTACAGCGCATTATTAAGATGGTTGTCCAGCGGAAGGAGTCTGAAAATCTTGAAAGCAGTGTCAGCATTGCCCATTTGGAAACAAGAATTGCTGGTGCTCTGCAACTTGAGGCACGGGAAGAATTTCGACTATATCTCTTCATGTATGCGAAGCGCTTGGGCGCCGAGGGGGCAAGGGTCAAGGTTGAAGAGCTCCTCAACAGTCTGCTTGGTGGCATACttgaagacaaagaagaagatgaggaagaggacggCCATGGGTGGTTCAGCAAAGAAGGCGACATCTGTGGATGGGATCGAAAGGAGCTGCTCACAGGTGTAGTTATGATTCTTG GAAAATACCGTGAGCTCCAGCGATTGACGCTTCAATACGCAAGAATTCTTGACATAAGTTTAGAGGATGGCTCAG